Proteins encoded within one genomic window of Bacillota bacterium:
- a CDS encoding type II toxin-antitoxin system HicB family antitoxin, giving the protein MRKDHYVYPAIFDYADDGISIFFPDLPGCLPCARTTEEAIRNAKEAMALHLYNIEQDGDPIPEPTPVEKLKLKPNQIPFLVEVYMPMYREAIENAYVRKNVTLPAWLERMATARGMNFSQVLQSALKERLGIIEKQP; this is encoded by the coding sequence ATGAGGAAAGACCATTACGTCTACCCTGCAATATTCGACTATGCAGACGATGGCATTTCAATCTTCTTCCCTGACTTGCCTGGTTGTCTGCCTTGCGCCCGTACGACCGAAGAAGCCATCCGCAACGCCAAGGAGGCCATGGCCCTCCACCTTTACAACATAGAGCAGGACGGTGATCCGATCCCGGAGCCGACACCGGTTGAGAAGCTCAAACTAAAACCAAACCAGATACCTTTCTTGGTTGAAGTGTACATGCCCATGTACCGTGAAGCCATAGAAAACGCCTATGTGAGGAAAAACGTTACTCTACCGGCCTGGCTAGAAAGAATGGCTACTGCAAGAGGGATGAACTTCTCTCAAGTCTTACAGAGCGCTCTGAAAGAGCGTCTTGGAATTATCGAAAAGCAGCCGTGA
- a CDS encoding type II toxin-antitoxin system HicA family toxin encodes MKSYSSREIIRLLEEDGWYCVNSVGDHWHFKHPTKPGKVTVTHPVKDIPIKTLKSILKQAGIKLR; translated from the coding sequence ATGAAGTCTTACTCATCAAGGGAGATAATCAGACTGCTTGAAGAAGATGGTTGGTACTGCGTAAACAGCGTAGGCGACCACTGGCACTTCAAGCACCCGACAAAACCCGGCAAGGTCACTGTAACGCACCCGGTAAAAGACATACCCATAAAAACCCTGAAAAGCATCTTGAAACAAGCGGGGATAAAGCTGAGATAA
- a CDS encoding ParB N-terminal domain-containing protein — MSTDKIEPKAVASGIPVYCSFDELADINTLVQNPRNPNRHPERQIELLAKIIKAQGWRAPITVSNRSGFIVRGHGRLLAAQRLGVDQVPVDRQDYATDAEEWADLIADNRLQELAEMDNSMLKDLLEELDTGDFDMDLTGYTEDAVEDLMTQFHVDDEESIEDDFDVAKALAGIIQSRVSEGEVWALGSHRLICGDLTKQETWERLFGGQKADLIVTSPPYNVGIKYASYKDKRAKDDYLGMVAAVGEMMFKYLAPGRYVAWNVGVSPDSYPHYHVVVLEGCGFEFYRQIVWEKAGVPYPIFPSTLKARKARHYKPNYKHEVIYLLEAPADEVNLPLVECPVCDGAGHVMGHVAPVTHEVLVLLEKGKVELGGRIKPSKKYANDVWHIVQNSATADLPTLGAKSSGLEKRGKKSHLIKAHPAAFPVELPRAVMLFLSNEGEIVCDPFMGAGATLIAAEKMGRVAYGIELDPIYCELTMQRWEELTSQKAARIG; from the coding sequence ATGAGTACTGACAAAATCGAACCGAAGGCCGTCGCAAGCGGGATACCCGTATACTGTTCATTTGATGAGCTTGCCGATATCAATACCCTGGTTCAGAATCCGCGCAACCCGAACAGGCATCCTGAGAGGCAGATTGAACTTTTGGCCAAGATCATCAAGGCTCAGGGGTGGCGGGCGCCGATCACTGTATCCAACCGGAGTGGATTCATTGTTCGCGGGCATGGGCGGTTGTTAGCGGCGCAGAGGCTGGGTGTCGATCAGGTTCCGGTCGACCGGCAGGACTACGCGACAGATGCTGAAGAATGGGCGGACCTCATCGCCGACAACCGCCTCCAGGAATTGGCCGAGATGGATAACTCCATGCTGAAGGACTTACTAGAGGAGCTGGATACCGGCGATTTCGACATGGACCTGACCGGTTACACGGAGGATGCCGTCGAAGACCTGATGACGCAGTTTCACGTGGACGATGAGGAAAGCATAGAGGATGATTTCGACGTTGCGAAGGCACTTGCCGGGATCATACAATCCAGGGTTTCGGAGGGTGAGGTGTGGGCCCTCGGCAGCCACAGGCTGATATGCGGTGACTTGACCAAACAGGAGACCTGGGAGCGCCTGTTCGGCGGGCAGAAGGCAGACCTCATAGTGACGTCGCCACCTTACAACGTCGGCATCAAGTATGCCTCATACAAGGATAAGCGGGCGAAGGACGACTACCTCGGCATGGTCGCCGCGGTTGGCGAAATGATGTTCAAATATCTTGCCCCGGGCAGATATGTCGCCTGGAACGTAGGAGTTTCGCCGGACTCATATCCGCACTACCATGTGGTAGTGCTTGAGGGCTGTGGTTTTGAGTTTTACCGGCAGATCGTGTGGGAGAAGGCCGGGGTGCCGTACCCCATATTCCCGAGCACACTCAAGGCCCGGAAAGCGCGCCACTACAAGCCGAACTACAAGCACGAGGTCATCTACCTTCTAGAGGCCCCGGCGGACGAGGTGAACCTTCCGCTGGTGGAATGCCCGGTATGCGATGGCGCAGGTCACGTGATGGGCCATGTGGCTCCCGTCACCCATGAGGTGCTTGTGCTTTTGGAGAAAGGTAAAGTCGAGCTCGGGGGCAGGATCAAGCCCTCGAAGAAATATGCTAATGACGTTTGGCATATCGTCCAAAATTCGGCTACGGCTGACCTCCCTACGCTTGGCGCGAAGTCGAGCGGGCTTGAGAAGAGAGGGAAGAAGTCGCATCTGATTAAGGCGCACCCTGCGGCATTCCCGGTGGAGCTGCCTCGAGCCGTGATGCTGTTCCTATCGAATGAGGGCGAGATCGTATGTGATCCCTTCATGGGCGCTGGCGCCACGCTCATCGCAGCGGAGAAGATGGGGCGGGTTGCGTACGGTATCGAGCTCGACCCGATATACTGTGAGCTCACAATGCAGCGATGGGAGGAGTTGACGAGCCAGAAGGCGGCGAGGATAGGATGA